Genomic DNA from Parambassis ranga chromosome 5, fParRan2.1, whole genome shotgun sequence:
aaaaaaaattaacatgGAAAATATCCTACAAATAATGTTTAAACGGATCGACATCtgtttcaaattaaaaaggAGCTCAAAGCATGaccttttattatattttagcttttgatctgtttttattcatcaATCATGAGAAAGAAGAATGGGGATTTCATATTGGTTTAGAAGTATAATACTGACTAGCAGAATAAAAATCTAGCTGGTGGAATCATTAAAGCTGGCCGTTCCTCTCCTCTGAACGAACCTCTGCCTTGGAAACCACCAGTCAAAACAATTCTGCTATGAAGATCCCTGCGGTGTCATAACAGCAGCATAAAGAGCTGCAGAGCTCAGGAGCCCTTACATATCACATCCCACTGTCCACAGATACACACTTTATACGCAACTGTCCTCTAATGTTAGACATTAACTGGTCAAACCACCAACAACTCGTTAAAACGGATGGTTTAGAATATCATGCTAATTTATTCACTGCTATTAATAATCTGTTTAGCAGTGTTACATTTTCCAGATGCCTCTTAGTTGCTTCTTGATTTGTTCTCCatttctttccaaaaaaaaatctgctactgacagtgctgctgaaaaacaaattCATGTGACAGACTGTCTGAGTCTAGGACTGAGTCTGCAGTTCCACAGgttttagcattttagcatctgTTGGCTCATTGTTTTGATTTAATGGTCAACAGTTTAGCTATTTTCGTTCACCTCTTCATCAGCCTCATTTTGCATTTGGTTTAAAGAAGGGATAATAACCGGATTTCATTAAACCATCCCTGGTTTGAGGCTGTAGTCATCTCAGCCCAGATACAGCAGGTCAACCTGGACTAATTACAAAATATATACCTTATTTCTGTTTGTGCTTACAATGAATTTAACCAGTTCATTACCAAATTTTAGCTAGTCTGGGTTAACCACTCAGATTCAAGCCAAAATTTGGCATCATAATGTACTATGGGAGTTTTAGCCAGCTTTCCTCTaaagatttgttttctgttgcacTACTGACACCCTGACTGTTTTAGCCCGGACCTATAACATCAGTTTTCTTGGCCTCAAAAGTAACTAATGGATAGTTTGATGGTCTTGAACAGAGGACTAACATACAGACATGATGGGACCTCCCAGTTATGTGGTGCTGGGCGGAGAAATTGCCTCCAAATCCAATGCAGACTTGTATGGCTCTTGTGGTTTTGGCGAGATGACTGAGGAAGCCGTTACATTTACAGGCCTGTTTACAAGCAAGACTAAGACCTCCAGCCCTCtcattagacacacacacacacacataaacacacacacatttgctgaTTGGGCTGTCTTGTCTTTCCTGTACGGTCtaggtgggtggtggtggtggtggggtttAGTCTATGAGTCCTCCATATACAGAGCTGCAACAAGTCTTTGTTTTAAAACAGAGGAAGCTGAAGCCTTTGACCTTCATTAAATCTTCTCTTATGCCTCAGCCAAGGAAATGAGCAATAAAGAGTTTTTGTAAGAATGCTAAATTTAGCTTCTGCTCTCTTTCCACAGTGATGGTATCAGACATGAGAGTGACATAAAGGATCTGTTTGCAGTTTGCCTGAAAAGGACTGTTTACAAGTGTTTACAAGTGGTTTTCCCACAGTCCCTGCACTCTGCACTACCAGGACATTTTCTCAAGATTGTGTTTAGCCAGCTGATCATTCAGTACAACTCAGAGTCCAGTAAGTAGCtgtggttttcctttttttatttacctaTGTGACACTGTTATCACAAAACTTTGACAGAGCTTGGAGGCAGCTGTGTCAGAGTGGTTAAAGGTGTTACTGTAGATGTGGCATTCAGGGTCCAGGCTGAAGTTCGTATGTGTGAACTATGCGCATTGCGTGTGAGAGAGGAGTTTGACCTCTTATGGAATCTGTATCAGACATTCCTTATTTAGGCTCATATGTGAAACACATGAAGCTTATGGACATGTGTAAACACGTATTCACACCTGTCCTGACTTATGAGCCTAAATGCACGGCAGGTCGTCAAACTTCAGATTTCGAGGCAGCGTGCATAGCAGTCAGTGTGAAAGACACCTTCAGGACTCGTTTTCAACAGCTCAGTTGGAACCTTTAACCGGTGTTATTCCAACAGCCTAACTGGATTGCTAGCTATGGCAGGCTCTTTTTAgcaaaacagaaatgaaaaagaaaaagaacgtCTATGTCTCACTGGTGATCCAGTGTTCAAAAgtgtaaaaacactaaaaaaaacattatttgttGTACAGAAACCAAATGTGAAGTGATGCTTACTGAGAGGGCTCATAAATCCTGCAGGAGATGCAGACAAGAAGAAGCTgtgtagcgtgtgtgtgtgtgacatcacaaaaaCGAGCTGGAGTTGTGCATCTCTTAGTGACTTCAGATGAAAGGAAGATATACGGTACTTCATAGTTTATACAGTAGATTTTTTAGATTTACTCTCATAAACAGCTGTGATCCATTATGAAGCACTGATTAAATTCAGAtacagttaaaataaataaagcgaGTTAAACAAAACCGAGTATCATCTCTGAACCACATGAAACCCACAACTTTCTTAGAAAGTATGGAGTTTAAACAGGACTTAACTGCACACTTGATGCCATTAAAGGATGTCACAGTTAACACACATTCCTTGGTAAGCATATGATCAAAACACAACCATTACATTCACCACACCAATgtgtaataataaacattttgtcttaatttgtttttgttgtttttagtttttaatgtgGTTTTACTGTTACAATGACCCTGCATTAAAGACACACAAGGTGTGTTCCTGTTAATTCATTGACAGTTTTTGATTGATAAAACGAAAGGCTGTCATTGTGTTAGCACAGATGTAGTAAAAGCTTGAAGACTGCAGCTTATCACAGAGTGAAGtgtcagtttttgttttcacatttcaTCTGCTGTTTATGCGCTAAAtccctttatttattattcCTATAAATATTCTTCATTGTTTCGACTGAAAGACAATGTTTATTCGTGATCCGTTCAATAACAATGACAGAGTGATTCATGAGACAGATTTGtattaatataaaaacattcatttgcaaacacaaatacaaaactgTAAAATCTGGGTTCTGACATCTGCCAGGTTGGTGTTTGGATTGTGACTTTACTTTAGGAAAAGGAAAGTGGGCGCAGCCGGCAGATGTAGGTATGTATACAGAGCGCTAGCAGGACACTGCATCATCCTGTTTCTGCAGAAATAGATcataaagctgtgtgtaaatgttggGGAGAATATTAGCATTTCTCTGGCTGCACTTCCTCTGGGAAAAGTTCTGGCTGAAGCTCATGCGTGTCTCTTTTAAACTAAACAGTTCAATCATCCAAATCACTCTGTAGATGACAGAACAGGCCATTCTTGGAACATTCTCAGATTATTATACACAACATTCATTTGGGGCTCAAGTCTGAGGCTGCATCGCCCTCTCCATCTGCTTGGAAAACAGCTGCCCCAACACTGACAACAACTGCTGCCCTGAAAGATTTCCTTTAGTAAGGCTTTAGGCTTTCTGCCCTATATCACTTTTCTTGAATCAACAGGTTGAATTCAGCACAGAGAACTAACATCTGACCGTCTCTGTCCAGGCTCTGTGTGTATCTGGGTGCTGCGGACCAAGCAGTTACATTCCACAGGTCATATGACTCAGTTTCCACATGCAGAATTATCCTCACAGTTTCAGCTCAACATCTATGCAATGCCACCTCATAGTTATAAAAAATATAGGAAGCCCCATATTATGATTTTGTTTCAATTCAAAAAACTGGACTGTTACATAGAGAAGAAAATGAAGTCCTACAACAGTGGAAGTGTCCAGTATTTGTGACATCACTAATCTGACTGTATCATGTGGTTGTTTGAGCTTCTGATTTGCGGCTCATTTTCCTCCCTTCTTCATTTGTCGGCCACCTCTGTAGAGAGAGCACTGcagccacagagcagctcctgTCACAGTTACTGTCAGTCTCAGGCCAAACAGTAGCAGCATACCAACAATTTGTGGCAGACCACCTCGTTCAGCCAGTGACCTCACTTTTATTTACAGGATATTCAATCTAAACATGCATTTATCTTCCATTTTTAATGCAAGTCTGATGATATAATATCATGATCATTATACAACAAAGACTAAACAAGATCATGAAACGTTGTCAATGACCAACTATTTCCAATGATGTCATTCTTGAAGTGAAACTTTTACAGAGAAATGAGGTCGCTGCTGTTGATCAGAGGAGCTGAGTCAATACAAAGGTTTCTTGCACATTTTTAATGGTagcagagagatgagagagaaacAGCACCCACCCAATGAGTGACGTGTTTGTTACAAACTATTtcagctctccctctctccatctctctgtctgtcctttcTTTCTCCTATTTGTCTAACTACCCATTCCTTTTCTAGCTGGGACCAGTCCAGTCCAGATGTTTGGCCCAGCTGAGCTCAGTGTCCCGAATCTGATGACTGAccgaggaggagacaggagtgCAGTGAAAGTGAGGGAAGCAGGGGAAGGAgatgtgtatacatgtgtgcaCTGATCCACACATATGTTCTCCTCATTAACGCTCGGCTTCAGCTCACGCTGCAGGAATGCAGGGCTACAAACACATGTCCAACTCCTAGCCCCCAGtgacatatatgcacacacacacacacacacacaggctctacACTTTGTTAATCATAGTGTCACCCAGCCTTACTTCCTGAAAGCTCCAAAAACAAGCCTCTGCTGGACCTTCAGGAACCAGACTGCTGGAGATTCCTAAAGAAAGAATCTCAGCCTGGACTTTTAACTGACACAGAAAAGATGCCATGGAGTCAGTGGTGAGATGCTGCTAATGAAAAACACATGACTGGATCTGTGTGCAGCCCTCTAAACAATAGTGGAGTGGGTGGGAGAGACAGGGAAGAGATGCAATTACATCTGGGCTTTCCCTAATAGAGGTCTATAGCAAATATATTTCAAATATATAGAAACAcctcacaaacatgcacaatgcatatgagaaaaaacacactcatcGATTGGTGTGAcgaaacaaaataacaaactgtGACACATTTCAGACACATGAAAGAGCCTGCGGTCTTCCAGAAGGAATTAAGATTAAATCTCTCTGGCCAGGAGCCGagcagagggggagaaagaaCCACTGTGACCTTCAGAGGGAAAGAAGCCAGGGAACAAACCCAACAGGCTGGCTTGTCAACcaaaggagagaggggaggggagaggagggttAGGGacggagagagaaacagaggaagagagagggaggggtagcaaaagagtgagagaggctgagagaagaaaagacacaaaacttGTGACTTGACAAAAGAGGGCAGGCACCAGAGGCAGGTAAGAAACGTTagtgtttcttgttgtttttgatgAGACTTGATCAGAAGGATTCATGCaggagcatgtttgtgtgtcaaacagagaggcagagagggaagtGTTTATGGGCTGAGGAGGGGATCTTGGCATTGGCACAGCTGAGCCATGCTGGTGTGTTTCTATAGAAACGCTTTGCCATACAAAGTGGTACTCTGTCCTGCagggagctgctgctcctctctgtagCTGCatgcttaccttgactccagCTTTTCTATCAGTCAGAAGGGAGAGCTGCCATTGCAGCAGGGAGAAGGGTGGAGGGCTTTGGCTTAATTTTTGAAAAATGCCCAGTACTGCTTGTTTTGGCTGATGCAATCAAATAGATTCACaagattttcttcttctgttaatTTTGCAGCAAATACAGACGACTGTTTTTCCCAGATGGGTGTTAACCAAAAGTCAAATTAAAATGAGAAGACATATTGGACAAAGACTATTAAAAACAGCCCCTTTTAATGAAAGCACTCTCTGTGCTGACTTTGTAGaaatctttcttcttcttcttatgaAAAAAGTAACCTTCATGGAGTTGGATGATGATCAATACAAATATAAAGCAGTGCATCTTCCACTGCTCATCTGTATGGTGTGAGTGGTAGGATTGTAACTGTGCTATTGCAGACATGTGATTCTCATCCAGGGCTTTCTCAGTGGTTTTTCAAAACACTGGTGATCATGTTTGGTTAAGGGaatggcagcagctgctctgccaaAATGAAACCAGAGAACTGGAATGAGCTCTGTGAAGAACTGACAGCTGCTTGACTTTCAACAAGCACTGATTgactaaaaatataaataaatatagtcCAGATCTGCAAAATATCCTCCCGTGACTAATCAATATCTTTGCTAATATGTAGTCCTAATTTCAGTTGTTCTAATGTCAAGTTCAcgtctttataaaaaaaaagcatgttggaTAAAGttaaatgatatatatatatatataaaacatatatttatatatctttTTTAAGTCACATGATTAAAACCTATAACTTCTTATTCGTAATGTAATCATCATTATCTGATTCCAATTGATGCATGATCAGATGGTTTGTTGTAATGCGTCTGATGTAGATGAAGGATCTCTGACCCGCTGCCAATACTGTAGCTCTCATGCTGATATGTATCAGATTTACTTATTGAGGTCACAAACAATGAGTCAGACGTTAAGTGTTTGAATAGTTTGCCAGACTTCTGgtcatgacaacagcagcactaAAGAAAGGAGAGCTGGTTCTGGTTTTTGAACAGGGCTCTGTGAGGGGAAAGGAAGGGCAGTGCCAGGGAATGCTGTCAGAGAAAActgcagattttgttttttcaggCATGACAGTTTCTGGCTCTAAGCCTCATTCCTGCTCTGCTATGTAGGAGTGATGTTTATCAAATTGGCCAGAGCCTTTACACCATGCATCAAAGTGATCAGAAACTAATGGAGAATCTGTGCTGAAGGGTCAatgtcttcagtgtgtgtggtggttaTTCACAGCAGTGATATGCTGATGaggtcaaaagaaaaaaaatgcatgatgtAAAACTCTCAGATCAACAGATGTGGTCAGCATGGCCTAAAaagattattttacttttaaaaactCAAGTGTGAGTGCTTGTGATGGTTAGTGATACAGTGACATGACCACTCTGAGGACATCACAGTATCTAGGCTTTAACGCAAACTGACATAAAAGTAGCATGCAAATGTGCAAACATATTATAGACCATGTTTACATACACGTGCATATTGGATCAAGGAGATTTACTTTGGCATTTAGTGCAGTTTCCTCCTCTGGGTCAAAGCGTTTTGACCTTCCAGACCttcagctctctgcagctctcccTCTTGAGTTGACAATAGAGCCTTTATCCCTGAacctctcctttcctctgccTCATAAACACTAATttcctgaagcagcagctgcccctcctcctcctcctcctcctaaatTTAATCAGATTAAATAAATCTTTCTTCCTCAGCACACCGACTCTGTCCTCTGACTTCAACGAGCAACAAACCTCCATACCTCTTTTCATATTTGTACAACTCAGAGGGACAGGACTATTCAGATAATCAGATTCTTAGGCTACATTCATATTAATACATTTATTACTGGAATCATAGTTTTTCTATCTAAAAAAGGGTGATTGCATATTTTGTTATTTGGCAGCTTTCAACAGACCTCAGTGTATTGTGTTTCTTCTCCAGCACACTGATAGGTTGAGATTAGTTTGCAAATGATTGGTTGGTTCATCCAGTCACCTGGTTCGTATTCTTAAATTGCAGGAGCTTCTATGTAATAAACCCTCTGGTATGTCAGGTGATAGTGATATAGTGATAATGATCCACAGAAGGACACCTGGTGCATGAAAACACTTTATTCAGGAAATGAATGTGTCTCTTTTTAGTATTACAGACTGATTAACATGTGGATATAAAATATTAGTCTTCACATATTTTGGTTAAAATCCAAATAACATGGTGTGTTTGCTTAGTTctgaaaacagtcctaacactgCCAGAAATATTCCCACGCTCCTCTCTAAATAGAAACCGTTACATAGAAATAACTGTTCACTGACATCCTCAGTGTAATCAGACAAAGGAAAAGGGGTTTGTATGGTCATgactcatcacacacacccatcaCTAGGGAGCAAACTGTaaggcttcttcttctgctctacaaaataagcagcttgttttttttactcacagTCACAGGACAATGAAGGCTGGCGCAGGACTCTTCTCTGCATTGGCTCTGTTCCTCTTTATGGGGGCAGTGTTCACCCAGAGACCTCGGCCAAGGAGGCCCACCAAGCGCCCACCTACCACCAGAAAGCCTTCTGTCCTCCAGCCTTATATACCAGGAGAGCCCGAGCCCCAGGAGCCTACAGACTTCCCTCCAGTCATTCTGGGCCCGCCTTCCGTCTTTCCTGACTGCCCCAGAGAGTGCTCATGCTCCCCAAGCTATCCCAATGCTCTCAACTGTGAGAACCGGAACATCCGTGTGATCCCTCTCATCCCATCCAGGACTCATTACTTGTACCTGCAAAACAACTACATCTCAGAGGTGAAAGCAGATGCATTCAAAAATGCCACTGATGTCCGCTGGATCAATTTGGCAAACAACCGCATCCATCAAATAGACAAACAGGTCAGGAAGTATCCTCTAATATTACACATTATTTCTAAATGTCATTTAACCATTTGAGATATTTTGTGTGTAGGTATTTGAGAAGATCCCAGCACTGCTGTATCTCTACGTGCAGCGAAACCAGCTCAATGAAGTCCCTTCAGGCCTCCCAGTGAGTCTTGAGCAGCTTCGTCTTGGTAGGAACCATATTACTAAGATCCCTCCTGGAGTCTTCAACAAGATGGGCAACCTGACTCTGCTCGATTTGTACCATAACCAAGTGAGTCTAATTCTAACACTGTGCTTTATGGACGTTATCAACAACCGCTAACATTTCTGTACCAAAGATGTGACATCTTCTCTCTCAGCTGAGTGATGGTGACCTGGGAAAGAACACTTTCAAGGACCTGAAGGGCCTCATGCAGCTCAACCTGGCTCACAACACTCTGAAGAAGATGCCTCCTGGTGTTCCAAGTGGCCTCATACAGCTTTTTCTGGACAGGAACCGTATAGATGACATCCCAAAGCAAgtatacagcacacacacacagtcacacagtcaatcagcacatgtgcatacacacactgccTTAATAGCTGGCTGTGAGATTCTCCACTTGTTCTCATCGTTTACTGTCATCCTGTTCAGAGACTATTTTGAAGGCTTCACTCACCTGGCATTTGTGAGGCTGAACTACAACCAGCTGAGTGACAAAGGAGTTCCCAAAGACGTGTTCAACGTGTCCAGTCTGCTGGACCTGCAGCTGTCACACAACCAGCTGGCTTCAGTTCCCCACTTCAGTGGTAACCTGGAGCACTTGCATCTCAACCACAACAGCATTGAGAGTAAGTAATCGTCTTAGTTAGGCACCAATGTGTAAAGAGAGTAGTCACAAGCCATTCATACTCTAGCATGGGGGCATTGTTTTGCACGTTCTGGTGtctgtcatttatttatctgcctattttttctatttttaaagtgtttgcTACTATAAACAAGTACAATAAGCTTATGTCAAATGGTAGATTTCTTTGTTCTAGTTTCATGCAGACATTTAACATATTGTTGACTGTGTTTTCTTGACAGGCATCAACGGCACCCAGATCTGCCCATACAACCTGCAGGTTGACCTGGGTGATCACAGTCTGGTACCCAGGCTAAGGTAcgtcaaaataaataatatctaAGAAAGATGATGAGTCATGTGATGGCATGCTACCTGCTCTGTTCCCACAGGTACCTGCGTTTGGATGGGAACCACCTGAGTCCTCCAATCCCTCTGGATGTCATCATGTGCTTCAGACACCTTCACTCTATTGTCATTTAGGAGAACCTGGAGGCcaggggcacacacacagacgaacaGTCATGAtgcacaaagcaaacacaaagacaaaaaaagaaagacagcacATGCTCAGTGATAGATACTAAAAGAGGGACTCCAAATAACTGTAAAGCTTTGATAACTCATTGTTTCATCTTTGTTGGCAGATCTCACAGAATCCAAATGCTGAACTATGAATCTGCacaatatttagtttttttgtagGATTTACAGTTTTCAAAATACAAtgcaataaaaaagagaaaaaaaagaacgagCAAAGCCTGAAAATACAGGTACATTGACAGACATGCTACAAATGTAAAAGGTAGTTATGTTGAGTGGAGCAAACAGGCCTGCAGTAAACATCAGAAGACGTCAGTTTAAAACATAACTACCATGTAGTTGAAACTGTCCCACAATGTGCCTGTGGTTTTCAAGGTACTTCATGTAAAAACGTCATTTTATTCTTTGTATTCGTAGCCTTCTGTATAGTatatgtttgtaaaaaaaactttgtacaaataatggaaaataaaatgtttacttCGATCATTTGATTACATTTGTAATTCATCTGCATTTAGACGTTGATTTTTGTGACATGTTCAATGAATTATTTCACTGGAAACATTGCGTGAGTGGAGTCTAGTTCAACATATGTCACAGTACTTTTGAGGGAAATTAAGCGCTGATAAAAAGTAAAGTTCtggtttcattttttaaagaaataaaggTACCATGAGTTTCTGACCTTTAATTTTTGACCTATAGAAATGCTGTGAAACCACGTTTTTTACCAGGGTTCCCCATTTTGTTCGTGTTATGTATGAGGATGTAGATGCATAGGATCCTTAGGTTATTCTGCTTTTTGACACACCACAGAGATGTAAATAGGTCTGAAAGTACATGACATCAGTCGCTGcctttatcatcatcatc
This window encodes:
- the prelp gene encoding prolargin; this encodes MKAGAGLFSALALFLFMGAVFTQRPRPRRPTKRPPTTRKPSVLQPYIPGEPEPQEPTDFPPVILGPPSVFPDCPRECSCSPSYPNALNCENRNIRVIPLIPSRTHYLYLQNNYISEVKADAFKNATDVRWINLANNRIHQIDKQVFEKIPALLYLYVQRNQLNEVPSGLPVSLEQLRLGRNHITKIPPGVFNKMGNLTLLDLYHNQLSDGDLGKNTFKDLKGLMQLNLAHNTLKKMPPGVPSGLIQLFLDRNRIDDIPKDYFEGFTHLAFVRLNYNQLSDKGVPKDVFNVSSLLDLQLSHNQLASVPHFSGNLEHLHLNHNSIESINGTQICPYNLQVDLGDHSLVPRLRYLRLDGNHLSPPIPLDVIMCFRHLHSIVI